A genome region from Streptomyces sp. NBC_01296 includes the following:
- the nuoN gene encoding NADH-quinone oxidoreductase subunit NuoN: protein MAAAQGLLTLAAAEPVDRIPAPHIEYAQLAPTLIVVGAAVVGVLVEAFVPRKSRYYVQVFLAVAALASAFAAVVGLAAGGYASGKAHIAAMGAVAVDGPALFLQGTILLASIVAVFTFAERRLDPAAHGNRVDSFAAQAASVPGSDSEKAAVKAGFTTTEVFPLVLFAIAGMLIFPAANDLLTLFVALEVFSLPLYLLCAVARRQRLMSQEAAVKYFLLGAFSSAFLLFGIALVYGYAGSVSYAAIADVVDGTVTKIDPALADTMGNDALLLIGGALIMMGLLFKVGAVPFHMWTPDVYQGAPTPVTGFMAAATKVAAFGAMLRLLYVVLPGLRWDWRPVMWGVAIVTMLAGAVIAVTQTDVKRLLAYSSIAHAGFILAGVIATSAQGVQSVLFYLLAYSFVTIGAFAVVTLVRDAGGEATHLSKWAGLGRRSPMTAAVFAVFLLAFAGIPLTSGFAGKFAVFKAAAEGGAGVLVVVGVISSAIAAFFYIRVIVLMFFSEPKADGPTVAVPSPLTMTTIAVGVAVTLVLGLAPQYFLDLAGQASTFVR from the coding sequence ATGGCTGCTGCCCAAGGGCTGCTGACGCTGGCGGCCGCGGAACCGGTCGACCGGATCCCGGCCCCGCACATCGAGTACGCGCAGCTCGCGCCCACGCTGATCGTGGTGGGCGCGGCGGTGGTCGGAGTCCTCGTCGAGGCCTTCGTACCGCGCAAGTCCCGCTACTACGTCCAGGTGTTCCTCGCCGTCGCCGCGCTGGCCTCGGCCTTCGCGGCGGTCGTCGGCCTCGCCGCCGGCGGGTACGCGAGCGGCAAGGCGCACATCGCGGCGATGGGCGCCGTGGCCGTGGACGGCCCGGCGCTGTTCCTGCAGGGCACCATCCTGCTGGCCTCGATCGTCGCGGTCTTCACCTTCGCCGAGCGGCGCCTGGACCCGGCGGCGCACGGCAACCGGGTGGACTCGTTCGCCGCGCAGGCGGCGTCCGTACCGGGCAGCGACAGCGAGAAGGCCGCCGTCAAGGCGGGCTTCACCACCACCGAGGTCTTCCCGCTGGTGCTGTTCGCGATCGCCGGGATGCTGATCTTCCCGGCGGCCAACGACCTGCTGACGCTGTTCGTGGCCCTGGAGGTCTTCTCCCTCCCGCTGTACCTGCTCTGCGCCGTCGCCCGCCGCCAGCGGCTGATGTCGCAGGAGGCGGCGGTCAAGTACTTCCTGCTCGGGGCGTTCTCCTCGGCCTTCCTCCTCTTCGGCATCGCGCTGGTCTACGGGTACGCGGGCTCGGTCTCGTACGCGGCCATCGCCGACGTGGTCGACGGCACGGTCACGAAGATCGACCCGGCGCTCGCCGACACCATGGGCAACGACGCACTGCTGCTGATCGGCGGGGCGCTGATCATGATGGGCCTGCTCTTCAAGGTCGGCGCCGTCCCGTTCCACATGTGGACCCCGGACGTCTACCAGGGCGCCCCGACCCCGGTCACGGGCTTCATGGCGGCGGCGACGAAGGTGGCCGCCTTCGGCGCGATGCTGCGGCTGCTGTACGTGGTCCTCCCGGGCCTGCGGTGGGACTGGCGGCCGGTCATGTGGGGCGTGGCCATCGTGACGATGCTGGCCGGCGCGGTGATCGCGGTGACCCAGACCGACGTCAAGCGCCTGCTGGCGTACTCCTCGATCGCGCACGCGGGCTTCATCCTGGCCGGTGTGATCGCGACGTCGGCGCAGGGCGTCCAGTCCGTCCTCTTCTACCTGCTCGCCTACTCCTTCGTGACGATCGGCGCCTTCGCGGTGGTCACGCTGGTGCGCGACGCGGGCGGCGAGGCGACGCACCTGTCCAAGTGGGCGGGCCTGGGCCGCCGTTCCCCGATGACGGCGGCGGTCTTCGCGGTGTTCCTGCTGGCCTTCGCCGGCATCCCGCTGACGTCCGGCTTCGCCGGCAAGTTCGCCGTGTTCAAGGCGGCGGCGGAGGGCGGCGCGGGCGTGCTGGTCGTGGTCGGTGTCATCTCGTCCGCGATCGCCGCGTTCTTCTACATCCGGGTGATCGTCCTGATGTTCTTCAGCGAGCCGAAGGCGGACGGCCCGACGGTGGCCGTCCCGTCGCCGCTGACGATGACGACCATCGCGGTGGGCGTGGCGGTGACCCTGGTCCTGGGCCTGGCGCCGCAGTACTTCCTGGACCTGGCGGGACAGGCGAGCACGTTCGTCCGCTGA
- a CDS encoding NADH-quinone oxidoreductase subunit M, whose translation MSFPLLTVTAAVPAVGAVLTAAVPAARRTAAKWLALLFSLATLALAVLVAVRFEPGGARYQLTESHAWIADFGVRYELGVDGIGVALIALTALLIPFVIGAGWHDADPLETHSSRWRPTQGFFALILLVEAMVVISFEATDVFLFYVFFEAMLIPMYFLIGGFGDRAHTGSDENAAAQRSYAAVKFLLYNLVGGLIMLAAVIGLYVVAGNFSLQEIAAARAAGTLDMTTNTERLLFLGFFFAFAVKAPLWPLHTWLPNAMGESTAPVAVLITAVVDKVGTFAMLRFCLGLFPDASKWATPVILVLALISIVYGALVAVGQRDIKRLVAYASISHFGFIIMGIFAMTSQGQSGATLYMVNHGISTAALMLVAGFLISRRGSRLIADYGGVQKVAPVLAGTFLIGGLATLSLPGLAPFVSEFLVLVGTFARYPVIGIIATIGIVLAALYTLVLYQRTMTGPVKEEVRTMKDLHLREVLVVAPLIALLIALGVYPKPLTEIVNPAVEHTMSDVHQKDPKPQVAVEAKNGEAAK comes from the coding sequence ATGAGTTTCCCGCTTCTGACGGTGACGGCCGCGGTCCCCGCGGTCGGCGCCGTCCTGACGGCGGCCGTCCCGGCCGCCCGCAGGACCGCCGCCAAGTGGCTCGCGCTGCTGTTCTCGCTGGCGACGCTGGCCCTGGCCGTGCTCGTCGCGGTCCGCTTCGAGCCCGGTGGCGCTCGCTACCAGCTCACCGAATCACACGCCTGGATCGCCGACTTCGGCGTCCGCTACGAACTGGGCGTCGACGGCATCGGGGTGGCGCTGATCGCGCTCACCGCCCTGCTGATCCCCTTCGTCATCGGGGCCGGCTGGCACGACGCCGACCCCCTTGAGACGCATTCGTCCCGCTGGCGGCCGACGCAGGGCTTCTTCGCCCTGATCCTGCTGGTCGAGGCGATGGTGGTCATCTCCTTCGAGGCCACCGACGTCTTCCTCTTCTACGTCTTCTTCGAAGCCATGCTCATCCCGATGTACTTCCTCATCGGCGGCTTCGGGGACCGGGCACATACCGGGTCCGATGAGAACGCGGCCGCGCAGCGCTCGTACGCGGCGGTCAAGTTCCTCCTCTACAACCTGGTCGGCGGCCTCATCATGCTGGCCGCGGTCATCGGGCTGTACGTGGTCGCCGGGAACTTCTCGCTCCAGGAGATCGCCGCCGCCCGTGCCGCGGGCACGCTCGACATGACGACCAACACCGAGCGGCTGCTGTTCCTCGGCTTCTTCTTCGCCTTCGCGGTGAAGGCCCCGCTGTGGCCGCTGCACACCTGGCTGCCGAACGCGATGGGCGAGTCCACCGCCCCGGTCGCCGTACTGATCACCGCGGTCGTCGACAAGGTCGGCACCTTCGCGATGCTCCGCTTCTGCCTCGGGCTGTTCCCCGACGCCAGCAAGTGGGCCACGCCGGTGATCCTCGTCCTCGCCCTGATCAGCATCGTCTACGGCGCGCTGGTCGCGGTCGGGCAGCGGGACATCAAGCGGCTGGTCGCGTACGCCTCGATCTCGCACTTCGGGTTCATCATCATGGGCATCTTCGCGATGACCTCCCAGGGGCAGTCGGGCGCGACGCTCTACATGGTCAACCACGGGATCTCGACGGCCGCGCTGATGCTGGTGGCCGGCTTCCTGATCTCGCGGCGCGGCTCCCGGCTCATCGCCGACTACGGCGGTGTGCAGAAGGTGGCCCCGGTGCTGGCCGGCACCTTCCTGATCGGCGGCCTCGCCACGCTGTCGCTGCCGGGCCTCGCGCCCTTCGTCAGCGAATTCCTGGTCCTGGTCGGCACGTTCGCCCGGTACCCCGTCATCGGCATCATCGCCACCATCGGCATCGTGCTGGCCGCGCTTTACACCCTGGTGCTCTACCAGCGCACGATGACCGGCCCCGTGAAGGAGGAGGTCCGCACGATGAAGGACCTGCACCTGCGGGAGGTGCTGGTGGTCGCCCCGCTGATCGCGCTGCTGATCGCGCTGGGCGTGTACCCGAAGCCGCTCACCGAGATCGTCAACCCGGCGGTGGAGCACACCATGTCCGACGTACACCAGAAGGACCCGAAGCCACAGGTGGCTGTCGAGGCCAAGAACGGGGAGGCGGCGAAGTGA
- the nuoL gene encoding NADH-quinone oxidoreductase subunit L codes for MENLIGLLIAAPLLGAAVLLCGGRRLDKAGHWLGTLLAAASFGIGVVLFADLLGRGAEDRTLYEKLYTWIPVEGFQADVAFQLDQLSMTFVLLITGVGTLIHIYSIGYMEHDERRRRFFGYLNLFLAAMLLLVLADNYLLLYVGWEGVGLASYLLIGFWQHKPSAATAAKKAFLVNRVGDMGLSIAIMLLFTTFGTFAFGPVFASVGNATEGKLTAIALMLLLAACGKSAQVPLQSWLGDAMEGPTPVSALIHAATMVTAGVYLIVRSAAVFNGAPDAQLVVTIVGAVTLIFGAIVGCAKDDIKKALAGSTMSQIGYMILAAGLGPIGYVFAIMHLVTHGFFKAGLFLGAGSVMHGMNDEVDMRKYGALRKFMPVTFVTFGLGYLAIIGFPGLSGFFSKDMIIEAAFAKGGTQGWILGGVALIGAGITAFYMTRVMLLTFFGEKRWQPDAGGHEPHPHESPKSMTIPMVILAFGSVFAGAFFEIGERFLKWLEPVTGYEHGNSPVSAMTVTASTMVVLVVGVAVAWSMYGRRPVPVVAPRGSLLTRAARRDLLQDDFNHVVLVRGGEHLTRSLVYVDHSLVDGVVNGTAASVGGLSGRLRKLQNGYARSYAVSMFGGTAILIAATLLMRAV; via the coding sequence GTGGAGAATCTGATTGGGCTGCTGATCGCGGCGCCCCTGCTCGGAGCGGCGGTGCTGCTCTGCGGCGGCCGCCGCCTCGACAAGGCCGGCCACTGGCTCGGCACCCTCCTCGCCGCCGCCTCCTTCGGCATCGGCGTGGTCCTGTTCGCCGACCTGCTCGGGCGCGGCGCCGAGGACCGGACCCTGTACGAGAAGCTGTACACCTGGATCCCCGTCGAGGGTTTCCAGGCGGACGTCGCCTTCCAGCTCGACCAGCTGTCGATGACGTTCGTCCTGCTGATCACCGGGGTCGGCACGCTCATCCACATCTACTCCATCGGGTACATGGAGCACGACGAGCGCCGCCGCCGCTTCTTCGGCTACCTGAACCTGTTCCTCGCGGCGATGCTGCTGCTGGTCCTCGCCGACAACTACCTGCTGCTGTACGTCGGGTGGGAGGGCGTCGGCCTCGCCTCGTACCTGCTCATCGGCTTCTGGCAGCACAAGCCCAGCGCGGCGACCGCCGCGAAGAAGGCCTTCCTGGTCAACCGGGTCGGCGACATGGGCCTGTCGATCGCGATCATGCTGCTGTTCACCACCTTCGGGACCTTCGCCTTCGGGCCGGTGTTCGCCTCCGTGGGCAACGCCACCGAGGGCAAGCTGACGGCGATCGCCCTGATGCTGCTGCTCGCCGCGTGCGGCAAGTCGGCCCAGGTGCCGCTGCAGTCCTGGCTCGGCGACGCGATGGAGGGCCCGACCCCGGTCTCGGCCCTGATCCACGCGGCGACGATGGTGACGGCGGGCGTGTACCTGATCGTCCGCTCGGCCGCCGTTTTCAACGGTGCGCCGGACGCCCAGCTGGTGGTCACCATCGTGGGCGCGGTCACGCTGATCTTCGGTGCGATCGTCGGTTGCGCGAAGGACGACATCAAGAAGGCACTCGCCGGGTCGACGATGTCGCAGATCGGCTACATGATCCTCGCGGCGGGCCTCGGCCCCATCGGGTACGTCTTCGCGATCATGCACCTGGTGACGCACGGCTTCTTCAAGGCCGGCCTCTTCCTCGGCGCGGGTTCCGTCATGCACGGGATGAACGACGAAGTGGACATGCGCAAGTACGGCGCCCTGCGGAAGTTCATGCCGGTCACCTTCGTCACCTTCGGCCTCGGCTACCTGGCGATCATCGGCTTCCCCGGACTGTCCGGCTTCTTCTCCAAGGACATGATCATCGAGGCGGCCTTCGCCAAGGGCGGCACCCAGGGCTGGATCCTCGGCGGGGTCGCCCTGATCGGCGCCGGCATCACCGCCTTCTACATGACCCGGGTCATGCTCCTCACCTTCTTCGGTGAGAAGCGCTGGCAGCCGGACGCAGGCGGCCACGAGCCGCACCCGCACGAGTCCCCGAAGTCCATGACCATCCCGATGGTCATCCTGGCGTTCGGGTCGGTCTTCGCCGGCGCGTTCTTCGAGATCGGCGAGCGCTTCCTGAAGTGGCTCGAGCCCGTCACCGGTTACGAGCACGGCAACTCGCCGGTCAGCGCCATGACGGTGACCGCGTCCACCATGGTCGTCCTGGTCGTCGGCGTCGCCGTCGCCTGGTCGATGTACGGCCGCAGGCCCGTCCCGGTGGTCGCCCCGCGCGGCTCGCTCCTCACCCGGGCGGCCCGGCGGGACCTGCTCCAGGACGATTTCAACCACGTCGTGCTGGTGCGCGGCGGGGAGCACCTGACCCGCTCGCTCGTGTACGTCGACCACAGCCTGGTCGACGGGGTGGTCAACGGGACGGCCGCCTCGGTCGGCGGACTGTCGGGCCGGCTGCGCAAGCTGCAGAACGGCTACGCCCGCAGCTACGCGGTCTCGATGTTCGGGGGCACGGCGATCCTCATCGCCGCGACCCTGCTGATGAGGGCGGTGTGA
- the nuoK gene encoding NADH-quinone oxidoreductase subunit NuoK has translation MNPVNYLYLSALLFTIGAAGVLIRKNAIVLFMCVELMLNACNLAFVVFSRMHGNLDGQIIAFFTMVVAAAEVVVGLAIIVSLFRTRHSASVDDASLMKL, from the coding sequence GTGAACCCGGTCAACTACCTGTACCTGTCGGCGCTGCTGTTCACCATCGGCGCCGCCGGAGTACTGATCCGGAAGAACGCGATCGTGCTGTTCATGTGCGTCGAGCTGATGCTCAACGCCTGCAACCTCGCCTTCGTCGTCTTCTCCCGGATGCACGGCAACCTCGACGGCCAGATCATCGCCTTCTTCACGATGGTCGTCGCCGCCGCGGAGGTCGTGGTGGGCCTCGCGATCATCGTGTCGCTGTTCCGTACCCGCCACTCGGCCTCGGTCGACGACGCCAGCCTGATGAAGCTGTAA
- a CDS encoding NADH-quinone oxidoreductase subunit J, with amino-acid sequence MSALAAATLTSTGEAVQFWVLATVAVIGALSTILMKKAVHSALSLAGTMIILAVFYLANGAYFLGVVQVIVYTGAIMMLFLFVVMLVGVTAADSLKETLKGQRWLAALCGLGFGVLLIAGIANAGLSHFNGLGRVNSAGHVEGLATLIFTKYVFAFEITGALLITAAVGAMVLTHRERTERAATQRELAERRVREGVQLPPLPAPGVYARHNAVDVAGLLPDGTPSELTVNKTLRARGQIRDVSSEALNDLKALEQASAERLGREEASK; translated from the coding sequence ATGAGCGCCCTCGCAGCGGCCACCCTGACCTCCACGGGCGAGGCGGTCCAGTTCTGGGTTCTCGCCACCGTCGCCGTCATCGGTGCGCTGTCCACGATCCTGATGAAGAAGGCCGTGCACAGCGCGCTGAGCCTGGCCGGGACGATGATCATCCTGGCGGTCTTCTACCTCGCCAACGGGGCGTACTTCCTGGGCGTGGTCCAGGTCATCGTCTACACCGGCGCGATCATGATGCTCTTCCTCTTCGTGGTCATGCTCGTCGGCGTCACCGCCGCCGACTCGCTGAAGGAGACCCTCAAGGGGCAGCGCTGGCTGGCCGCCCTGTGCGGGCTCGGCTTCGGCGTCCTGCTGATCGCCGGCATCGCCAACGCCGGTCTCAGCCACTTCAACGGGCTCGGCCGGGTCAACTCCGCCGGGCACGTGGAGGGGCTGGCCACGCTGATCTTCACCAAGTACGTGTTCGCCTTCGAGATCACCGGCGCGCTGCTGATCACGGCCGCCGTCGGCGCGATGGTCCTCACCCACCGCGAGCGCACCGAGCGGGCCGCCACGCAGCGCGAGCTCGCCGAGCGCCGCGTCCGCGAGGGCGTGCAGCTCCCGCCGCTGCCCGCACCCGGCGTCTACGCCCGGCACAACGCGGTGGACGTCGCCGGTCTGCTGCCGGACGGCACCCCGTCCGAGCTGACCGTCAACAAGACGCTCCGTGCCCGGGGTCAGATCCGGGACGTCTCCAGCGAGGCGCTGAACGACCTGAAGGCGCTGGAGCAGGCGTCGGCCGAGCGGCTCGGCCGTGAGGAGGCCTCGAAGTGA
- the nuoI gene encoding NADH-quinone oxidoreductase subunit NuoI, translating into MPDADRNEKNEQWQNPVAGFGVTFKAMFKKRLTEQYPEQQKTTAPRFHGRHQLNRHPDGLEKCIGCELCAWACPADAIYVEGADNTEEERYSPGERYGRVYQINYARCILCGLCIEACPTRALTMTNEFELADSSRESLIYTKEQLLAGLTEGMVESPHSIFPGMDEQDYYRGLVTGAAPGTVRQTAVSKGEQAAPSEEVQA; encoded by the coding sequence ATGCCTGACGCGGACCGGAACGAGAAGAACGAACAGTGGCAGAACCCGGTGGCCGGCTTCGGCGTGACCTTCAAGGCCATGTTCAAGAAGCGCCTCACCGAGCAGTACCCGGAGCAGCAGAAGACGACCGCTCCGCGCTTCCACGGACGGCACCAGCTGAACCGGCACCCGGACGGTCTGGAGAAGTGCATCGGGTGCGAGCTGTGCGCCTGGGCCTGTCCCGCCGACGCCATCTACGTGGAGGGCGCGGACAACACCGAGGAGGAGCGGTACTCCCCGGGTGAGCGGTACGGCCGGGTCTACCAGATCAACTACGCCCGCTGCATCCTGTGCGGGCTGTGCATCGAGGCCTGCCCGACGCGGGCGCTGACGATGACGAACGAGTTCGAACTGGCCGACTCCAGCCGCGAATCGCTCATCTACACCAAGGAGCAGCTGCTCGCCGGCCTGACCGAGGGCATGGTGGAGTCGCCGCACTCGATCTTCCCGGGCATGGACGAGCAGGACTACTACCGCGGGCTGGTGACCGGGGCGGCTCCCGGGACGGTGCGTCAGACAGCCGTCTCGAAGGGCGAGCAGGCGGCGCCCTCCGAGGAGGTGCAGGCATGA
- the nuoH gene encoding NADH-quinone oxidoreductase subunit NuoH yields the protein MNAVQLAAEDLSLFGRDVWWLVVVKAVFCFAFLMVTVLFSIVWERKVVAWMQLRIGPNRHGPWGMLQSLADGVKLMLKEDIIVKRADKVVYVLAPIIAAIPAFMAIAVIPFGPADDEVSIFGQRTTMQLTDLPIAMLYILAVASVGIYGIVLAGWSSGSTYPLLGGLRSCAQMISYEIAMGAAFASVFLYSGSMSTSAIVEAQADRWYIVLLPVSFIIYVITMVGETNRAPFDMPESEGDLVGGFNTEYSSIKFALFMLAEYVNMVTVSAVSVTLFLGGWRAPAPISTYWEGANHGWWPMLWFVIKVQLLLFFFIWLRGTLPRVRYDQLMKLGWKVLIPVSVVWLMLVATVRALRNEQYDFSEIVLYVGGAVVAILLLSFVADLFRDRKEKAAAEQADEASAAEPFDPLAGGFPVPPKPGQHLAPVPRRRPRSERELIVSGGTNTDSDREEGAENA from the coding sequence GTGAACGCGGTACAGCTCGCTGCCGAGGACCTCTCCCTGTTCGGCAGGGACGTCTGGTGGCTGGTCGTCGTCAAGGCGGTGTTCTGCTTCGCCTTCCTGATGGTGACCGTGCTCTTCTCCATCGTGTGGGAGCGCAAGGTCGTCGCCTGGATGCAGCTGCGCATCGGCCCCAACCGGCACGGCCCCTGGGGCATGCTCCAGTCGCTCGCCGACGGCGTGAAGCTGATGCTCAAGGAAGACATCATCGTCAAGCGGGCCGACAAGGTGGTGTACGTCCTGGCCCCGATCATCGCGGCGATCCCGGCCTTCATGGCCATCGCGGTGATCCCGTTCGGCCCGGCCGACGACGAGGTCTCGATCTTCGGCCAGCGCACCACGATGCAGCTGACCGACCTGCCGATCGCGATGCTCTACATCCTCGCGGTCGCCTCGGTCGGCATCTACGGCATCGTCCTGGCCGGCTGGTCCTCCGGTTCGACCTACCCGCTGCTCGGCGGACTGCGCTCCTGCGCACAGATGATCTCGTACGAGATCGCGATGGGCGCGGCCTTCGCCTCCGTCTTCCTCTACTCCGGGTCGATGTCGACCTCGGCGATCGTGGAGGCGCAGGCCGACCGCTGGTACATCGTGCTGCTGCCGGTCTCGTTCATCATCTACGTCATCACGATGGTCGGCGAGACGAACCGCGCGCCGTTCGACATGCCGGAGTCCGAGGGCGACCTCGTCGGCGGCTTCAACACCGAGTACTCCTCCATCAAGTTCGCGCTGTTCATGCTGGCCGAGTACGTCAACATGGTCACCGTCTCGGCGGTCTCGGTCACCCTCTTCCTCGGCGGCTGGCGGGCCCCCGCGCCGATCTCCACGTACTGGGAGGGCGCGAACCACGGCTGGTGGCCGATGCTCTGGTTCGTCATCAAGGTCCAGCTGCTGCTGTTCTTCTTCATCTGGCTGCGCGGCACGCTGCCCCGCGTCCGCTACGACCAGCTGATGAAGCTCGGCTGGAAGGTCCTGATCCCGGTCTCCGTGGTCTGGCTGATGCTGGTGGCGACCGTCCGGGCGCTGCGCAACGAGCAGTACGACTTCTCGGAGATCGTGCTGTACGTCGGCGGCGCCGTCGTCGCGATCCTGCTGCTGTCCTTCGTCGCGGACCTCTTCCGCGACCGGAAGGAGAAGGCGGCCGCCGAGCAGGCCGACGAGGCTTCCGCGGCCGAGCCGTTCGACCCGCTGGCGGGCGGGTTCCCCGTACCGCCCAAGCCCGGCCAGCACCTGGCACCCGTACCGCGCAGGCGGCCTCGCAGTGAGCGGGAGCTGATTGTCAGTGGCGGGACGAATACTGACAGTGACCGAGAGGAGGGTGCTGAGAATGCCTGA
- a CDS encoding NADH-quinone oxidoreductase subunit G, translated as MTVTTNAPAGGGEAAVPPENLVSLTIDGIELSVPKGTLVIRAAEQIGIEIPRFCDHPLLDPVGACRQCIVEVEGQRKPMASCTITCTDGMVVKTQLTSPVAEKSQRGVMELLLINHPLDCPVCDKGGECPLQNQAMSHGQSDSRFEGKKRTYEKPVPISTQVLLDRERCVLCARCTRFSTQVAGDPMIEMLERGALQQIGTGEGDPFESYFSGNTIQICPVGALTSAAYRFRSRPFDLVSSPSVCEHCAGGCATRTDHRRGKVLRRMAAEDPEVNEEWICDKGRFGFRYAQRPDRLTTPLVRGTDGVLAPASWPEALEAAAAGLAAARGRAGVLTGGRLTVEDAYAYAKFARVVLDTNDIDFRARIHSAEEADFLAATVAGTGKDLDGAGVTYAKLEAAPAVLLAGIESEEEAPGVFLRLRKAHRKHEQRTFALAPFATRGLEKAGGTLLAAAPGTEPEWLDALATRTGLEAGGAEAADALRQAGAVLVVGERLAGVPGALTAAVRAAAATGAQLVWIPRRAGERAAVEAGALPSLLPGARPATDPRARDEVATAWGLDELPHRYGRDTGQIVEAAAGRELSALLVAGVEVADLPDPARALLALEEAFVVSLELRPGQVTDHADVVFPVAAVAEKAGAFINWEGRVRPFEAALKPDQMTRPLAPADARVLHMLADAADRPIALPDVHAVRRELDALGPWTGERAAGQSADTAPLPRPGAGEAVLAGHRLLLDQGRLQEGDDALAGTRHEASARLSAATAAETGVKDGDVLAVTGPAGSVELPLRITEMPDRVVWLPLNSTGHGVLADTGAHPGTLVRIGPATPADSSGTDAEVGA; from the coding sequence ATGACCGTCACCACTAACGCTCCCGCCGGTGGCGGCGAGGCGGCGGTGCCGCCGGAGAATCTGGTCTCCCTGACCATCGACGGCATCGAACTGTCGGTGCCCAAGGGGACCCTGGTCATCCGGGCCGCCGAGCAGATCGGCATCGAGATTCCCCGGTTCTGCGACCACCCCCTCCTCGACCCGGTCGGCGCCTGCCGCCAGTGCATCGTCGAGGTCGAGGGCCAGCGCAAGCCGATGGCCTCCTGCACCATCACCTGCACCGACGGCATGGTCGTCAAGACGCAGCTGACCTCCCCTGTCGCCGAGAAGTCCCAGCGCGGCGTGATGGAGCTGCTGCTCATCAACCACCCGCTGGACTGCCCGGTCTGCGACAAGGGCGGCGAGTGCCCGCTGCAGAACCAGGCGATGTCCCACGGGCAGAGCGACTCGCGTTTCGAGGGCAAGAAGCGCACGTACGAGAAGCCCGTCCCGATCTCCACCCAGGTGCTGCTCGACCGCGAGCGGTGCGTGCTGTGCGCGCGCTGCACCCGGTTCTCGACCCAGGTGGCCGGCGACCCGATGATCGAGATGCTGGAGCGCGGCGCGCTCCAGCAGATCGGCACCGGCGAGGGCGACCCCTTCGAGTCGTACTTCTCCGGCAACACCATCCAGATCTGCCCCGTCGGCGCCCTCACCTCGGCCGCCTACCGGTTCCGCTCCCGCCCGTTCGACCTCGTCTCCTCCCCGAGCGTGTGCGAGCACTGCGCGGGCGGCTGCGCGACCCGGACCGACCACCGCCGCGGCAAGGTGCTGCGCCGGATGGCCGCCGAGGACCCCGAGGTCAACGAGGAGTGGATCTGCGACAAGGGCCGCTTCGGGTTCCGCTACGCGCAGCGCCCGGACCGGCTCACCACCCCGCTGGTGCGCGGCACGGACGGGGTCCTCGCCCCGGCCAGCTGGCCCGAGGCCCTGGAGGCCGCGGCCGCCGGGCTCGCCGCCGCGCGCGGCCGGGCCGGGGTCCTGACCGGCGGGCGGCTCACCGTCGAGGACGCGTACGCGTACGCCAAGTTCGCGCGGGTGGTCCTCGACACCAACGACATCGACTTCCGGGCCCGGATCCACAGCGCGGAGGAGGCCGATTTCCTGGCCGCCACCGTGGCCGGCACCGGCAAGGACCTCGACGGCGCCGGAGTCACCTACGCGAAGCTGGAGGCGGCCCCCGCCGTCCTGCTCGCCGGCATCGAGTCCGAGGAGGAGGCCCCCGGGGTCTTCCTGCGGCTGCGCAAGGCCCACCGCAAGCACGAGCAGCGGACCTTCGCCCTCGCCCCGTTCGCCACCCGCGGCCTGGAGAAGGCGGGCGGCACGCTGCTGGCCGCCGCCCCCGGCACGGAGCCCGAGTGGCTGGACGCCCTGGCCACCCGGACCGGCCTGGAGGCCGGCGGGGCCGAGGCCGCCGACGCGCTGCGGCAGGCCGGCGCGGTCCTCGTCGTCGGGGAGCGCCTCGCCGGCGTGCCCGGCGCGCTGACCGCCGCCGTACGGGCCGCAGCCGCGACCGGCGCGCAGCTGGTGTGGATCCCGCGCCGGGCCGGGGAGCGGGCCGCCGTCGAGGCGGGCGCGCTGCCGTCCCTGCTGCCGGGGGCCCGCCCGGCCACCGACCCGCGGGCCCGCGACGAGGTCGCCACCGCCTGGGGACTGGACGAGCTCCCGCACCGCTACGGCCGGGACACCGGCCAGATCGTCGAGGCCGCGGCGGGCCGGGAACTCTCGGCCCTGCTGGTCGCCGGCGTCGAGGTCGCCGACCTGCCGGATCCGGCCCGCGCGCTCCTCGCCCTCGAGGAGGCCTTCGTGGTCTCGCTGGAACTGCGGCCCGGCCAGGTCACCGACCACGCGGACGTGGTCTTCCCGGTCGCCGCCGTCGCCGAGAAGGCCGGCGCGTTCATCAACTGGGAGGGCAGGGTCCGGCCGTTCGAGGCCGCGCTCAAGCCCGACCAGATGACCCGCCCGCTCGCCCCCGCCGACGCCCGCGTGCTGCACATGCTGGCCGACGCGGCCGACCGGCCGATCGCGCTGCCCGACGTACACGCCGTACGCCGCGAGCTCGACGCGCTCGGCCCGTGGACCGGGGAGCGGGCCGCCGGACAGTCCGCGGACACCGCGCCGCTGCCCCGCCCCGGGGCGGGCGAGGCGGTCCTCGCGGGCCACCGGCTCCTCCTCGACCAGGGCCGGCTCCAGGAGGGCGACGACGCCCTGGCCGGCACCCGGCACGAGGCGAGCGCCCGGCTCTCGGCCGCCACAGCCGCCGAGACGGGTGTCAAGGACGGCGACGTCCTCGCGGTGACCGGCCCGGCCGGCTCCGTGGAACTGCCGCTGCGGATCACCGAGATGCCGGACCGCGTGGTCTGGCTCCCGCTGAACTCCACCGGCCACGGCGTCCTCGCCGACACCGGGGCCCACCCGGGCACCCTCGTACGGATCGGCCCGGCGACCCCGGCCGACAGCAGCGGCACCGATGCGGAGGTGGGCGCGTGA